A single Curtobacterium sp. MCSS17_015 DNA region contains:
- a CDS encoding Rv0909 family putative TA system antitoxin produces MSDLSDKAKDFANSDKGEKATDAGLDKAAGAADKATGGGHGDQIDKAENAADGKIGN; encoded by the coding sequence ATGAGCGACCTCAGCGACAAGGCCAAGGACTTCGCGAACAGCGACAAGGGCGAGAAGGCGACCGACGCCGGTCTCGACAAGGCAGCCGGCGCGGCCGACAAGGCGACCGGCGGTGGCCACGGCGACCAGATCGACAAGGCCGAGAACGCGGCCGACGGCAAGATCGGCAACTGA
- a CDS encoding S8 family serine peptidase has product MPRATPPNNPSRRHRAPRLLTSIVAVAALACGGLAVGGAASAAPAGSAAAGLKLTEPLRTASPGTTVSAFVRTTGAGALEVDAQAKGGDLSRSKAPSSAAKSRLATIRSTNAKVLSAVKGADREAAELYSTAYTVPGVAVVADAAAFAELAKRSDVLSIAPLLPKKVVEPERNPSADAAPSGVDPDLAQPGADGVAPKNAASDLYTKAHDAWTQTGHTGEGVNVAVIDTGLDYTQADFGGPGTRAAYQEALASTGTPASSWYDPSKYLGGHDFAGPTYNADPRDPDTYDPVPAPDANPIDGKGGDHGTHVAGTAAGYGLNADKTTFRGDHTTLTPQQVQDMWVGPGSAPQAGLYALKVFGDQGGSTDLTGAALDWVGQSLTEGRSIDVINLSLGSDYGAADDPDNAKIDALTARGVLPVIAAGNAEDFTDVGGSPGNAAGALTVAAAATGQSLFDGVEATAPADVAKTWRGQYSQQFQGALPVEGDVVVPTTNIDGCAAFSADQAAAITGKIVWLKWTDGALECGSGVRFRNVEAAGGIGVLLAGTVNTFDSGIAGNTTIPGAELTRDSVAGLQAAARAGTLHVRFADELRGFEVATDADTVNTLASFTSRGDHGSYGDVVKPDIAGPGVNVVSAANGTGNDRLSMSGTSMATPHVAGVAALAFEAHPGWSAPEIKAALMNTATHDVRQSATDGQSATLLRQGTGRVDALQVVQDGTTVRSQENGQLVTASFGVVEVSAATTEKRTLLVRNTTAEAHTYRVAYESRIAQPGVVFTLSADTVTVPAGGTATVTLTMTIADPTLLRKVIDPTQAAVESGTQREFVPAATGLVTFTPAADGVTPLRLGVYAAPEPVSALHADDVVFEGKARTSTITSEGRGLSQGTGATGYQALVAPFQLGGTDPKESFPDGTAKQTLGGADIRAFGANSTALGLADRSKGLVSFGVQTDGADANPGASNNVEVLIDTNRDGEPDYLTYDRKSATVDATVVETIDLHQEDPEKQVVDTRPLGGVAAGVDVNTFDSAVKVLPVSLAALGYTAKSTSAVFDYAVVTESAYSPTLPTAASSVVDDTKTVTYNAFQPAVSFTANGASSLTYPDTSIKVVRASASSTSAKVLLLHLHNAPGDQADVLSTTSVTPKLALVSGRVAVTGSLKVGTNLRSHTGTWNTDGITFTYKWLRDGKDVGISRSTYKVGSKDVGHKISFVLTAKKSGYESTSITSPQTGTITR; this is encoded by the coding sequence GTGCCACGAGCGACACCGCCCAACAACCCCTCCCGTCGGCATCGCGCACCGCGCCTGCTGACCTCGATCGTCGCGGTGGCGGCCCTGGCCTGCGGCGGACTCGCCGTCGGCGGCGCCGCGTCCGCCGCACCCGCCGGCAGCGCCGCCGCCGGTCTCAAGCTGACCGAGCCGCTCCGCACCGCCTCGCCGGGCACGACCGTCAGCGCCTTCGTCCGGACGACGGGCGCCGGCGCACTCGAGGTCGACGCGCAGGCGAAGGGCGGGGACCTCTCCCGCTCGAAGGCCCCGTCGTCGGCAGCGAAGAGCCGCCTCGCCACGATCCGCTCGACCAACGCGAAGGTCCTCAGCGCGGTCAAGGGCGCGGACCGCGAGGCGGCCGAGCTCTACTCGACCGCGTACACGGTGCCCGGTGTCGCGGTCGTCGCCGACGCTGCCGCGTTCGCCGAGCTCGCGAAGCGCTCTGACGTGCTGAGCATCGCCCCGCTGCTGCCGAAGAAGGTCGTCGAGCCGGAGCGGAACCCCTCCGCCGACGCCGCGCCCTCGGGCGTCGACCCCGACCTGGCCCAGCCCGGTGCCGACGGGGTGGCGCCGAAGAACGCCGCGAGCGACCTGTACACCAAGGCCCACGACGCGTGGACCCAGACCGGGCACACCGGCGAGGGCGTGAACGTCGCCGTGATCGACACCGGCCTCGACTACACGCAGGCGGACTTCGGCGGCCCGGGCACCCGAGCCGCCTACCAGGAGGCCCTGGCCAGCACCGGCACCCCGGCCTCGAGCTGGTACGACCCGTCGAAGTACCTCGGCGGCCACGACTTCGCCGGCCCCACGTACAACGCGGACCCGCGCGACCCCGACACCTACGACCCGGTGCCCGCCCCGGACGCCAACCCCATCGACGGCAAGGGCGGCGACCACGGCACGCACGTCGCCGGCACTGCAGCCGGTTACGGCCTGAACGCCGACAAGACGACCTTCCGCGGTGACCACACGACGCTCACCCCGCAGCAGGTCCAGGACATGTGGGTCGGCCCGGGCAGCGCGCCCCAGGCCGGTCTCTACGCCCTCAAGGTGTTCGGCGACCAGGGCGGGTCCACCGACCTGACCGGTGCCGCCCTCGACTGGGTCGGGCAGTCCCTCACCGAGGGGCGGAGCATCGACGTCATCAACCTGTCGCTCGGCTCCGACTACGGCGCCGCCGACGACCCGGACAACGCGAAGATCGACGCGCTCACCGCCCGCGGTGTCCTGCCGGTGATCGCCGCCGGCAACGCCGAGGACTTCACCGACGTCGGTGGATCGCCGGGCAACGCCGCCGGGGCCCTCACGGTCGCCGCCGCGGCGACCGGACAGAGCCTGTTCGACGGTGTCGAGGCGACCGCCCCGGCGGACGTCGCGAAGACCTGGCGCGGCCAGTACTCGCAGCAGTTCCAGGGCGCGCTCCCGGTCGAGGGCGACGTCGTCGTCCCGACCACGAACATCGACGGCTGTGCGGCGTTCAGTGCCGACCAGGCCGCCGCGATCACGGGCAAGATCGTCTGGCTGAAGTGGACCGACGGTGCCCTCGAGTGCGGCTCGGGCGTCCGGTTCCGGAACGTCGAGGCCGCCGGCGGCATCGGCGTGCTCCTCGCCGGCACGGTGAACACCTTCGACTCGGGCATCGCCGGCAACACGACCATCCCGGGTGCCGAGCTGACCCGGGACAGCGTGGCGGGCCTCCAGGCCGCCGCCCGGGCGGGGACCCTGCACGTGCGCTTCGCCGACGAGCTCCGGGGCTTCGAGGTGGCGACCGACGCGGACACGGTCAACACCCTGGCGTCCTTCACCAGCCGCGGTGACCACGGTTCCTACGGCGACGTCGTCAAGCCGGACATCGCCGGCCCCGGCGTGAACGTCGTCTCGGCCGCGAACGGCACCGGGAACGACCGTCTCTCGATGAGCGGCACGTCGATGGCCACCCCGCACGTCGCGGGCGTCGCCGCCCTGGCGTTCGAGGCCCACCCGGGGTGGAGCGCACCGGAGATCAAGGCCGCGCTCATGAACACGGCCACGCACGACGTGCGCCAGAGCGCGACCGACGGCCAGTCGGCGACCCTGCTCCGTCAGGGCACCGGCCGGGTCGACGCCCTCCAGGTGGTGCAGGACGGCACCACCGTCCGCAGCCAGGAGAACGGCCAGCTCGTCACCGCCTCCTTCGGCGTCGTCGAGGTCAGCGCAGCGACCACCGAGAAGCGGACCCTCCTGGTGCGCAACACCACGGCCGAGGCGCACACCTACCGCGTCGCGTACGAGTCGCGCATCGCCCAGCCGGGCGTCGTGTTCACGCTCAGCGCCGACACGGTCACCGTCCCGGCCGGCGGGACCGCCACGGTCACGCTGACCATGACGATCGCCGACCCGACGCTCCTGCGGAAGGTCATCGACCCGACGCAGGCCGCGGTCGAGAGCGGCACGCAGCGCGAGTTCGTGCCGGCGGCCACCGGCCTGGTCACGTTCACCCCGGCCGCCGACGGTGTCACGCCGCTCCGACTCGGTGTGTACGCCGCCCCGGAGCCGGTCAGTGCCCTGCACGCGGACGACGTCGTGTTCGAGGGCAAGGCCCGCACCAGCACCATCACCTCCGAGGGTCGCGGTCTCTCCCAGGGCACCGGCGCGACCGGCTACCAGGCACTCGTCGCACCGTTCCAGCTCGGCGGCACCGACCCGAAGGAGTCGTTCCCGGACGGCACCGCGAAGCAGACCCTCGGCGGTGCGGACATCCGCGCCTTCGGGGCCAACTCGACGGCGCTCGGCCTGGCGGACCGGTCGAAGGGCCTCGTCTCGTTCGGTGTCCAGACCGACGGTGCCGACGCGAACCCCGGTGCCTCGAACAACGTCGAGGTGCTCATCGACACGAACCGTGACGGCGAGCCGGACTACCTGACGTACGACCGGAAGTCGGCGACCGTCGACGCGACCGTCGTGGAGACGATCGACCTGCACCAGGAGGACCCGGAGAAGCAGGTCGTCGACACGCGGCCCCTCGGCGGCGTCGCCGCCGGTGTGGACGTCAACACGTTCGACTCCGCGGTCAAGGTGCTCCCGGTGTCGCTCGCGGCCCTCGGGTACACGGCGAAGTCGACCTCCGCGGTGTTCGACTACGCGGTCGTGACCGAGTCGGCCTACTCGCCCACGCTGCCGACCGCTGCCTCCTCGGTCGTGGACGACACCAAGACGGTGACGTACAACGCCTTCCAGCCGGCGGTGTCCTTCACGGCGAACGGGGCGTCGAGCCTGACCTACCCGGACACGTCGATCAAGGTCGTCCGGGCATCGGCGAGCTCGACCTCGGCGAAGGTCCTGCTCCTGCACCTGCACAACGCGCCGGGCGACCAGGCGGACGTGCTCAGCACGACCTCGGTGACCCCGAAGCTCGCGCTGGTGTCCGGCCGCGTCGCGGTGACGGGTTCGCTCAAGGTCGGGACGAACCTGCGTTCGCACACCGGCACGTGGAACACGGACGGCATCACGTTCACGTACAAGTGGCTCCGTGACGGCAAGGACGTCGGCATCTCGAGGTCGACGTACAAGGTCGGGTCGAAGGACGTCGGGCACAAGATCTCGTTCGTCCTGACCGCGAAGAAGTCGGGGTACGAGAGCACCTCGATCACCTCGCCGCAGACCGGCACGATCACCAGGTAG
- a CDS encoding TetR/AcrR family transcriptional regulator, translating into MTTAERQTRAPRRDATENRAALVQAARTVLQADPDASLESIAGAAGLSRRAVYGHFPSRDDLVREVVAGGAERILDAMPTRAELVELPPASRLARIAVSLWTEVSHVRSMAVIAVRGPLVETVAAVFAPLRAQVRDACALGIADGTLRDDVDAATLGRLVEGACLAVLDEATRSGTSDDAGRRMVVVSALGMAGVDWRTALLALPAPTPVPEDHA; encoded by the coding sequence ATGACCACCGCAGAACGGCAGACCCGTGCGCCACGACGGGACGCCACGGAGAACCGCGCCGCGCTCGTGCAGGCCGCGCGGACCGTGCTGCAGGCCGACCCGGACGCCTCGCTCGAATCGATCGCGGGTGCCGCCGGGCTCTCACGGCGTGCGGTCTACGGACACTTCCCCTCGCGCGACGACCTCGTCCGCGAGGTCGTCGCGGGTGGAGCCGAGCGCATCCTGGACGCGATGCCCACCCGGGCCGAACTCGTGGAGCTGCCCCCGGCCTCCCGGCTCGCCAGGATCGCGGTGTCGCTCTGGACCGAGGTCTCGCACGTCCGCTCGATGGCCGTCATCGCCGTCCGCGGTCCCCTCGTCGAGACGGTCGCCGCCGTCTTCGCGCCGCTGCGCGCCCAGGTCCGTGATGCCTGCGCACTCGGCATCGCGGACGGCACCCTGCGCGACGACGTCGACGCCGCGACGCTCGGCCGCCTGGTCGAGGGCGCCTGCCTGGCCGTCCTCGACGAAGCCACGCGCTCCGGCACCTCCGACGACGCCGGCCGCCGCATGGTCGTGGTCTCGGCCCTCGGCATGGCCGGCGTCGACTGGCGCACCGCCCTCCTCGCACTCCCCGCTCCCACTCCCGTCCCGGAGGACCACGCATGA